The stretch of DNA CCTGCAGCTGGTCCCTGAGTAACTGGGACTGCCGGGGTTGGGGGACAGGGAGACAATACCATTACTCCAGGCCTTTGAGCTATGTTTCTGCCAGCGCAAAGGCCTGCGAAGTGCCTACCACTAACTGGAGGGGTCAGTTTGTGGCACATCAGGGAAACCCCCCAGGGCAGAGGCTCCCATTCCTGCTGGCTCCGGTATTGTGCCATTTCCCTCTGTCCTCACAGGAGTGCTGAGCAGGTCTCACGAACACCCTGGATCCTCACCCCTCGGCTTCTTTTCGGTCAGTGGACCCCTTAGCCCAAGCTTTAGGGTCAGTCTTCTCCTGCTCCCAGTTCTAAAATCAACTCCTCGAGAGCAGGGGCCTACAAAGAACTCGTCCCCAGGAGATGTGGGCTCGGCTTCGAGGTCCTCTCTGAATCCCTGCATCTCTTGCTCCAGCTCTCAGTCTGGCTGCTGGGCACGTCTCCCAGCCCCCTGGGCCTggcttcttggctttggatgctCAGGGACCACCTGCTCAGCTCAGCAAAGATGTTGTAACTGGTGCCCACTTGCACCACGGGGCATGCAGCTGGCACGTCTGATGCCGTGCAGTGGGGGCAGGCCTCACAGCCCCGGTGGCTGGCTGCTGCTCCCTGGCCCTCCCGGCTCAGGCCGACCAGCTGAATGAGCAGGTTGAGCCTCAGACTCACCTGTCTGGGGGTCTCTGCCTTGCTAGTGTTTGGATGTACCCATTTTCTGGACTAAGTCTGATCTGGCTCTGTCACGGCACCCAAGTTCCACCCAGGGTAGTATGATCTGTCTGAAGAAATGTGCTGGGAACCCTTCCCTTGGAAATGAATGGGCCCACATCTACCTCATGTAGCACACCACAAGGTTACTTCTCTGCTTGTAAGGACAACCCGTCCTGAGTCAGTGCACAGGAATCCCCGCACACATTCGAAGCACTTGCAGCTGATGGGACCAGTCACCTGAGCAGAGCACCAGCCCTCCAGGCCATCACTGCTctgcctaagtggccacagtgttgCCGCAGGGCATGGCCTCAGGTGAGCTCCGCCAGCTATAACTAAAGCTGCATCTCAGGGAACCCTGGCTGGCTGAGGGGAGGTCTTAAGCCTCACCACTACTCCTGGCCACACAGTCCTCCTAACCCAGCCACTCCTGCCCTGGCCCCCTGCAAGGCTGCCGGGCTCAGGACTGGCCCCCTACCTCTTGCTGAAGTTACCTTGTTTTCACATTTTGAGGACTCAGACCATTTGGGGTCATCAGGATTCTCCGTGAACTGTCGCAGTGCTTTGTGCGTCTCTAACTGTTCTTTCAGTATGCCttcttggctctggatcagctttTTCTGCTCATTCTGCATGCCTTGGTAGAGCATCTGCAGTTCGCAAAGGTCCTGCAACTTTGTAAGTATATCCTGACTCTGtaaggtggggtgggaggaaggtgtTGAGGTGGTTAAGCAGCAAGCCTGGGGTCCTGAGTCACATCCCCGCTGGGAGCCTTTCCCTTCCACAGGGCAGGCTCTGTGctggctgtgccccttctgggGCTTGAGCCACTAACAGAGTAGCCATGACCTCTTCTGTTTGGATGTTTACAAAGGGCTTTCAGGTGCGTCTTCTCCAAATGGGCCAAATATCTACAATATAAGATGCTGCACAGATTCCAGAGGTGAAAAGCCCTCATCAGCTCTATTGAGCTCTTTGGTTTTGGGGAGATCATTGAGAAAATAACGAGTGAGTGGTTGAGACAGCAAAATCCGTCAGGTCCCACCCTTTCACGATGCCCCGAGGACAGCTACATGTCGGCTACTTCTTGGAGCGGCGGGCTGGGCCAGCAGTCACCCCCTAGCTGCAGTTACCTTCCGGAAGAGGCCGCTTTTGGGCAGCGGGAACATGAGCTTGTGCAGCTCCTCCTGCAGCTGGCCCTGCTCCTCCTGCAACCTCTTCTGATCCTCCAGGAGCTCGCACTGCTCCATCTGCAGCTGGCCCAGCTCCTTCTGGCTGGCCTTGAACTTCTCCTGCAAGTCTGTCAGTCTGGACAGCAGCGCATCACACTGTAGGCGTAGTGAGGGGAAGGGACGATTATTCCGTGGGGCGTACCTCCACAGGGGCTGGCCGAGTGCGTCTGCTCTCTGGCTGCTCGCGGTTCGCTGGGGTCTGCCTCCCAGGAGACCCGGCTGGGACTGCTCACCCCCGGTGTACTGTGCCCAGGCAGGCCAGGGCCTGCATGCTGAGGGTGGGAGATGCCACAGGGTGCTGCACTGCCACCCCTCCTGGGGAGGGCACTCAGGAGGGCTGTTCACCAAGCCCTGCCTCCTCAGCTCTCCCTTCTCCGGCACTTTCCTTGGATGGCCCATTTTCCTACTCTGCTAAAAACACAGGCGTCCATGACACTCACTCTCTCCAGATGTTTTCAGTCCAAATTGTGCTCCTTACTAATAAGGACTTAACAACTTCCTAAGTTTTCCTATTTTTGTTGTCTTAGTCCATCTCTCAAAATCTTTTGAACAGTATCAGTGACCCTGcatacacgtgggagacctggaagaagatcctggcttcgaatcggctcagctacggctgtggcggccatttggggagggggtggtgaaccagcacatggatcatctttctataaatttgcctttccaataaaaataaacagattctttaaaaaaattagtggcTGCTGAATTTGAGTAGTGAAAACGAAATCATCCCATAATTCCACAAACCTTCTAACGTATCAGAAGCAAATTCCAGTGGTGCCCTGGGACTGGAGCCAAGCCAGCCCTGGGCAATTGCACCTTCGCCTCTCCCCAGCTGTTCCCACTAGGAGAGAGAGGATGAGCATGGGCCCTGGGCCCCCAAGTTGAGTGAGAACAGAGGAATAGGGCCCAGAGAGGCAGCTGAGCACAGAGTGCTGCATTCCTCGTGTTCCCAGGCCTCTGGCCCAGGACGGCCTACTGCTGCCAGTGGCGGGGAGCTGCCAGGGGTCCCAGCACCACAAAACCAGCTCCGCCACCTCTGGAGATCCTAGTGCCTTCTCTCCAACCTGCTTCAACACCTTTCCACGTCCTATCGGTAACCAGGAACGGAAAATGCTCAACAGGGTGAGAGATAATAGCTTTTATGctctacagagaaaggaaaagcgaGTAAGGCTCTACTGATCCCTATCAGGATTTATTCCTAACAGGAAGTGACAATAATGTGTTCCGCTAAAGATAAAAGAATCAAGCTCCAAAAACTGAACTAGTCCAAAACCATAGAATCAATCCTGGAAGAGCTCCCTTAGAGCCTCTGAACACCCAGTCAGCACTCCGAACGTGTGACTGCACCCACTTCCCCCAGACACCGGCCCCTCCTCCTAGCTCCAATAGGAACAGTCACGGGTGTGTGCCATCCTCTCCACATACAGCTAAGCTCACTAGTTCAATACCAGCATACCAACATCCACACAGGCGGACTCACGTAACGGACTGGGATCCACAGCTCCCACGCCTAATCAGTTGTGGCTCTGGCTCAAAGTCAAGGTCAAGGACAACTGTGATTACAGGTAGCAGCAAGAGGCTGTGCCAGCTTCCTGGCTCAGGAGCCCATCAGACCCCCTGGTGGGGCGACTCCCTCTCTTGCCCAGGAGCGCAAGTTACCTTGTTGGCACAGGAGCCATGGTCTTCGGGGAGCGGCCGGGTGCTCTTGAGTTCATTCAGCTCCAGCTGGCAGAGCAGGTAGTCCTGCTCCAGCTGGTCATAGATGTGCTTCTGCCGCGCCAGCTCGTCCTTGCTTTCCTGGTACAGCCGCTTGACCTCCTGAAGCTGGGCTTGCGTCTCTGCGTTCTGGGAAGGGGAGGCAGGCCTGGCCATCACAGGGCGAGCCACCGCAGCTGTTCTCCTCCCAGGCGAGGGACCAGTCCATCCCAAGGCCCCTCCACTCCCCAACCCCCATCTTTCTTTCAGCTCCAGTGTCATCCCAGCCAGGGATACCCAAGACAGAGCCATCCCTATGGGGCTTGGAATAGAGAACTCTGGGCTTTCTGTTTTGGGGCAGATGAGGAGGGGAAGCGACTGCCTTTCTATACAcgaggctggctttctgacttgAAAGCAAAGGTCGCAAGCACCCAGGACACCCTGTGATTACCCCTCCACCCTCTGGCTACAGCCTCTGGTGCAGCTTCTGTACCTTTTGCTCACTCTCCCGGAAGCAGTCCACCATGTTCTTGAAGCGCTGCAGCTCTGCCTCGTGGCACCGCAGCTCCTCCTGCAGCTGTTGCTGCGCTTGCAGgagcttctccttctcctttgtGCTGTTCTGGTACTGCAGCTGCAGCTTCTGGACCCGGCACGCCCACTCCTATGGGGGAATCAGGGAGCCTTGGGTAGTGCCCCTGCTGCCCGAGCTGGCCAGCTGCTGATGGCTGGGGGcgtctctcctccctgccctccacctgctggtggTCTTCTCTTGGGTGGCCTGAGGGGGCTGTGGTTTTAACTCTGCTCTCACCCTCTGTCTCCCATGACCTTAGGGCTCCGGGTGCCCCTGGCTGCCCCCTCACCTTCTCGGCCTGGCTCTCCATAACTGTGGGTGTGGCGACCTTGAGCTGCTGGAGTTCGCTCTGAAGTTGCAGCTGCACTTTCAGAAGCTCCTTCTGCTCGTCCTGGCTGGCGTCATACTTTTGCTGCAGGGCACACAACCTCGTCTTGAGTTCCTCGTTCTGTGGTGGGTGAGGGGGCATGGGAAGAACCATCACTCTCCAGACACAGCAGTCCACACCCTCCGTACAGCAAAATGGGGTTCTGTTCAGGACAGACATCCCAAGGGGCTCCCTGAGCCGAGCAGGAGGCACCCACTCTGTAATGGCCACCATCTCTAGTGTCGTGCTGAGAGGCTTCTTCTCCCAGGGTTCTCCAGGGGGCTGTGGCCATGCAGTGGGCTGGGAGCCGGTAGGGGAGGCCTTGGGCTCTGTTCCCATCGTCTGGGGAAGGAGCAACGATGCACAGGCCCACTCACCTGGACAAAGTTGTGAGAGGTCTGGAAGCGGAGCACCTCATTCTGTGCACACTTGAGCTCCCGCTGCAGCCGCCTCTGCTCCTCTTCCCCGACCCGGCGGTgatgctgcagctgcagcagctcagTACTCAGCTCCTTACACTGTCCGGGGAATGGAGCACGAAGCTTGGTTAACGGCACATGCCACGCACACTCCAGGACAGGCGAGGGGAAAGGATGCATTCCTTTGATTGGAATGCAGTCATGGGGCTCTCCATGCCAGCAGCGATGTGTTCTGAGAAACACACAAGGCACACCCTACTGCCTACCTAGGTGACCTGGTTTTCACACACACATGATTTCGTCTATTGGCCCTAGGCTcacaataaacaaaacaacatgAGGTTAAATCTAGCACAAGAGGAAAACAATGAGATCCGGAGAGGAAGTAAACACAAGTTGCCCGAGGCTCCACGTTTTATAGCCAGCTTTTCTGCTAGGGAGAGGAACTCACTCTAAGTCAGTACATGTGCAGGCACCACTGCCATTGGTTATCAGTAGCATGTGCCACATACTGCACGTAATTGCACTGCCACCCCTGCGTGTTGACTGCAGGGCAGGAGGTCCATCTACAGCAACACTGTCACAAGCTCTGGAGGGACGTGTCTCCCAATGAAAAGAGGATGTCTACAATACCACTAGGCAACATCTTAGCTCCGCCAGAATCTCACGGGGTCATCCACTGTAGGTGCAGCCCATTGCTCATCAAGCACCGCCACACGGCAAGTTGGCGAGACCCCTGGCTACTCTCTACGGCCACATCCATCAGGGCCTCCCTTCAGTGCTGTGTCTACCCCAGGCCAAGGGAGGTAAGGAAGGGGGAACTGGGAGAGgggcctgcctgctctcctcaccTTATTCTTCATGCCATACACCTGCTCCTCAGCACCTAGGAGCTGCTGTCGCAACAACTGTAGTTCAGGATCCGGCTCTGGGAAGTCGACTTCGAAAGTCTGGGATTCTGTTGACATCATGCTCTTCAGCGGTTGGGACTCCAGCCACCTCTCGGTTGCTCTTCGCGTCCTGAAATCCAGAGCCCCAGAGCCATGGTCATTGGGAACCCGAGCTGGCATCACCAGCTGAGTGGGCACCACCCTGATGCCTTCAGCTTCAGTCAGGAGAAAAGGGGCCCTTCCGCTATGAtgtacctctcaaataaacactcTGAGAAGATGGCAGGGCCTCCAGGACCCCATCTGCAGAGACACGTGGGCTTTGGAGCCTCAAGGCTGGATCTGACATCAAGCCAACTGCAGCCTGGCTGTACTAAGCCATTAGACCTAATCAAGTCTGTGTGGACAACACAGGAATCTCTTCTAAATGTACTCtcatacaatgtaaaaaaaaccccacctaTCAATAGTGGGAGAAATCTAACTTTACTTTGGAAGAtaagagttgcaaagagagagggagagtcagagggaAACATCTTTgattaactggttcactccccacatggctgcaatggccagcactgggccaggccaaagccaggagccaggaactccatccagatctcccatgggagtggcagaggcccaaatgcttggagccatcttttgctgccttctcaggtacattagcagggagctggagcagggagaagctcagactcaaactggtgcccacatgggatgtcggcatcacaggtggtggctttacccactatgccacgatGCAGGCTCCAAGAAAGCTAAGGATTAGAACCCACTCAGCTGTAGTGTTGGGTTCCTATGCTTATTCCTAGGTGGCCTCTGTGGCCTTTGGGTGCCATTGGAAGGACTGGGTCTCTAGGATCAGGCACCTGCTCTTAGGGATGCCCAAGGCAGAGTCTTGCAAACCCCCCAGCCCCGTCCCCTGGTTGTACCTCTCACTCTCGAGTTCTGCAAGCTGCCCTGTGAGGCTGCTGTTGCTCTCCTGAAGGGCCCGGTACTCCTCGTTCAGGAAGTGGTAGCGTTCCCGCAGCTGCTGCAGTTCCTCTGTGGAGGATAAGCACAGCAAGATGAGCCCCTTGTGGGAGTGGGGGGACAAAGCGTCAAcaagctcccctcccccagggcctcctgcctggaagcctgaCTGCACGAGTCTCAACAGCCTCACTTGCTTTGGAAAACAGGCCAGAGATTCCACTCACCGAGGCCTGGGAGACAGACAGGGTCTGGGAAATCCCCTGACGTCACAAGCTGGCTTCCAGATTGGCCCCAACAATAGCAGGGTCTTAGGTTTTTAGGGCCTTTGCGATTTTAATTGGGCGACTGCATCAATGCTTGCTGTCTGATTCTATGTGACTGTGTTTTCACAGAGAGACCTGAGCTCTGCCGGTGACACCGGTGCCTGCAGACACCCGGTCGATGTTGGAGCTGTCCTTTCTTTATCACCAGATCCATACTTTGGTCTTCAGGTGGTCAACAATTCATCTGAATTATTTTTTGTAATAAATgcaagcctatttttttttaaagatttatttatttttattacaaagtcagatctacagaaaggaggagagacagagaggaagatcttccgtccgatgattcactctctaagtgaccgcaacagccggtgctgtgccaatccaaagccaggagccaggaacctcttccaggtctcccacgcgggtgcagggtcccaaagcattgggcagtcctcgactgcctccccaggccacaagcagggaactggatgggaagtggagctgccgggattagaaccggcgctcatatgggatcctggcgcgttcaaggtgaggactttagccgctaggccacgccgccgggcccaagcctatttttttttttttaaagatttattcattttattacagccagatatacacagaggaggagagacagagaggaagaccctccgtccgatgattcactccccaagtgagccgcaacgggccgatgcgcgccgatccaaagccgggaacccggaacctcctccaggtctcccacgcgggtgcagggtcccaatgcattgggccgtcctcaactgccttcccaggccacaagcagggagctggatgggaaatggagctgccgggaccagaaccggcgcccatatgggatcccggggctttcaaggcgaggaccttagccgctaggccacgccgccgggcccaagcctatttttttttttaagattcattatctaaggcagagttagagagagagacagatcttccatttgctggttcaccccctaaagagtcacaatgcccagggctgggtcaggccaaaccaggagctcggaattccatctgagtctcccatgtggatggcagggtccctagcacctgggccaccctctgctgcttcccaggccattagctgggagctggacagaagtggagcaaccaggactcaaactaatgctcgtatgggatgctggtgtcacaggaggcCACTTAGCTTGCCATGCCACGATGCTGGTCTCTCCAATGGGCCTTCATTCCCTGGCATATCACCCCAAGCTTCAGGTCAGGTGTAGCAGAACTGCCCCACTGACCCTAAGGACAAGttagtgattattttttaaatactgtcGTGATGTGAACATCCGTATGTTTTGTTCTCCCATGACTAAGAACTATATCTTTTAGAACACTAATTCTACTGTTTATGAATCAAGGCCTATCTTTCCCGAAGGAAAAATCAAGACTCTTGATGTCCTTTTCATTCCAATCAGAGCCCTTAGGGCACTGCAGAGGACCACACAAGGGAGGCAGGCCACTGCTGTTTAACACAGGCCAACTGTGTGCCGAGCACCGCCCTCGTGATGTCAGTCTCCACCAGCGGGGTGTGAGTGCTTGCACTGTGCCAGACTGGAGGCTTAGCCCTCCAGTCAGCCCTAGAAcagcttgctttcttcttcttcttcttcttttaacaaACTTGAGGTTGTAGAATAACTTTACATTTAGGAAAAGACCGCAGAGAGTAGAATTCTCTAAGAGAGTTCTCTTGTGGCTTCCCCAACTGTTAACATCTCACATTATTACCCTGCTACATGTACCCTAAGTAAGGATTCAAGGTTTCACATTACTATAAACTGTGGGCTTGATTCAGGTATCTCTACATTTCCCCCATAGCCCTCTTTCTGTTCTAGAATCCCACCTCGCTGTAAGGGTTCAGTAACCATATTTGAATTTCATACTGCCTCCGCCCAGATACAGAAGCGGAGGCTCCAGGAGAGCTGACAGCCACACTAAGTTCATTCTGTTGAAGAGCGGCGCCGTGTTTCTGTGTTCAAGCCAACTGTGCTCTAGCCCAAGCCTTTCCCGCTCGCCAGCCCCCATGGCCCAGCACCATCAGCCAAGGCTCTTCTGGGAAAGCTTGAAGGTCTCTGAGTTCTTGTTGATGGCCTCTGCCTTGACCTGGCCAAATCCAGGGCCTCTATTGTGCTCAGCTCATAAATCGAGGCCCAGCAGAAAGGCACACTCACTGAAATCACGAATCCCAGCAACCAGCTGGGAGGCTCAGTGGCTGCAAGCAGAGCTCGATGCCATGACTGCCTCGAAGACCAGAGGCCgtctcctcccctccagctgccaGGCACTCTGCTCAGTTGCCGCGGAAGCTTTCCTTGGCTCCAACAGCCTAAGAGGGAGCACTCTGGAGCCCTGGAAACAGGATGTGGCCAGGCAATGTGCCACGATGCCAGGGCAGCAGGAAGGTTCCCAAGGTGACTGgtctcctcacccccaccccagacctgGACAACATCCCGGGAAGGCCTTCCCCATGATCATGTCAACCAAGACACCCTGGTGATGAATCTGTAGAATCAGAGTGCATTCTCTCCCTTAGTGTCTCAAGTTCAAACGGGAGGGGGTCTTCCTAGAGGTTCCCAATCCATGGTCTAAAACcactcctctccccacctccctccacaCAAGCTCCTCTCTCCTGCTGGACCAGGAGGAGGACTTGCTCTCATACCTTGCAGCCCAGAAAAATCCGAAAGACTTAAGCTGTTGGAAGGGTCAGAGCCCTTCATCTCCATTTCGGCGCGGAGGGTGGCAATCTCCAGCTCGTAGTCTCCCCGGATGCGCTCCATGTCATCGAGTTCATTCTGCATCCGACAGAGGTCCTCCTGCAGCGACGCCATGTCACTCTCATGCTCGCTCGCTGAATCTGCTGCTGCCTGTCGTAGGTTATGGATCTCAGCCTGGGCCAAATGTAATTCCCGTTCTATTTCCTTAAGCTCACTTTCTTTCTCGCGCTCTAACAGGGAAATCTCCTCCCGCAGATGTCGCAACTCGCCTGTAAACCCAAAGATGGAGACAGTCAAGAGGACAAGGCGTCTATCATCCTCTAGATGCACAAAGCTAAAGCCAGGCTCTCGGATTGTCTGGCTAGGAATAGCAGGAACATGGAAGGAacagatttcagagagaaaaaacagagacagatcttccatcggctggctcattccccaaatgcccgtaacaaccaaggctgggccaggctgaagccaggaatccagaactccatccaggtctcccacatgggtggcagggatccatgtacttgagccaccatctgcttcctgccagggtaTGCATaagctggagcagaaacagaagaccAATGAGTTGAACTGGGtactccaacatggatgcaggcatcccaagtagcaagTGAACCATTACATCAAAATGCCTACCTTGTGGGACAGAGTGAACCAGTCTGCTGCGCACACTGTAGCGTATCCAGcgctgggggtgggcctagtgggggctattgggggttgctctaactaggctgcagttcctgctggtgtgcataatGGCAGAGTATGTGGTGCGCAGGgttaggctggaccacagcatccactgatttgagtatgagatggggctggagacagaactgaccaggtgactgtaactaccagtatgtgtgtgcaggctgatgtgggtgatgaagTAAGTCGGACCCcccactggctggcacatgcatGAGTCAGTTTTGGGGTCACTTCTGGCGAGGTTTCTCTGGGGACTCCCTCCCAGCTGGATGACTGGACTTagactccaaccacagggaagaccacaggatctgtggtctgaccatggagcgcatgtgtcagaactgggtctcctcggttgctgaggcctgtgcagtggacagcatgcccattTGCTCATGGGGgtcatgacaaccagttcattggggcctgcagatgaTGTCTAGTagcacagagggcagaacaaattggacagctctcctggacaGGTATCTGGGCAAgtcaagactctaaggtggactgtgtcagccaatggaccttggaaagatttcctcaaccttggagcaatgaaatcaacagcatttcagaactatcaaaaccacttatgcagtgtcctcagaacatgctccacctTGGGGGCCACGGAATGACATCAGGTGGGCTTCCCCCATTCTTGGGTGATGATGCAGCTGGGTTGCTGGGAGAAGtccctcgctctttctctctctaatttccccagaaggaaaaaagagaccgGAGCAGttttctcattcactttcccccaATCCTCAACCTTCCGCACCTGGAAGTCCACATGGGCCTGCGTCCCGCTCAAccatgcaaacatcatcaaaaatagaatagaagtagtaaaaataattaaatgccaTCCCTAATTTACAGTATTTTATTGATGCCTGAGTTTTTCTAAAAATTCTCtagctagaaaaaaaatcatgaaaatgatgTTCACCATTTCAAGGTGGTAACTTGGAAATTACAACTCAGAGATCCCATGAACTTTCTATGTCAGGACAAGATCCAGAAAAATCCCAGCAAAAATCCAAATGTTAGCTCACTTTATGTGATGTCAGCACTGAGTAATCACCTGATCGTCAATTGGGAATGACTTTTAGAGCGCACACAGTCATTCAAAGTGGTGGGTCCATACTGAAACTACAAGGTTCCCACAACATATCACATAGATGGGAAGACGAGCTGTGAGATCTGTGGCATTCTCTAATTCTTGCCAAAGGTCTTCTCATGTGAAGTACATAACACACACGTGCAAACAGACCTGGGAAAGATCTGCCCCCTAGACACCCACGGGCCTGTTTCTGGGGGATGGAACAGCACCAGATGGAGGGTATTTTTACTTTCTCCATCTTCTTTATCTGCCCTGTTTGAATGCTGACAAAACCTGTATTTCAGAATATACAGAAAAGTTGCAGAGAAAATCGTGTCTGAGCTCTCTATATGAGTAGCAGCTCAGGGCTACTGCCCATCTGGCATTGGCAGAACCTCCAGGCCGGGAGAGACAAAGGGC from Ochotona princeps isolate mOchPri1 chromosome 25, mOchPri1.hap1, whole genome shotgun sequence encodes:
- the CCDC136 gene encoding coiled-coil domain-containing protein 136 isoform X3 → MEAITSELRHLREEISLLEREKESELKEIERELHLAQAEIHNLRQAAADSASEHESDMASLQEDLCRMQNELDDMERIRGDYELEIATLRAEMEMKGSDPSNSLSLSDFSGLQEELQQLRERYHFLNEEYRALQESNSSLTGQLAELESERTRRATERWLESQPLKSMMSTESQTFEVDFPEPDPELQLLRQQLLGAEEQVYGMKNKCKELSTELLQLQHHRRVGEEEQRRLQRELKCAQNEVLRFQTSHNFVQNEELKTRLCALQQKYDASQDEQKELLKVQLQLQSELQQLKVATPTVMESQAEKEWACRVQKLQLQYQNSTKEKEKLLQAQQQLQEELRCHEAELQRFKNMVDCFRESEQKNAETQAQLQEVKRLYQESKDELARQKHIYDQLEQDYLLCQLELNELKSTRPLPEDHGSCANKCDALLSRLTDLQEKFKASQKELGQLQMEQCELLEDQKRLQEEQGQLQEELHKLMFPLPKSGLFRKSQDILTKLQDLCELQMLYQGMQNEQKKLIQSQEGILKEQLETHKALRQFTENPDDPKWSESSKCENKSQLLRDQLQALQAMYSESMAEQELLQQEHGRLLEERRRLQADLQFCLEEMQLLQDQSPAAKASLESYKKSHGSVAPSSENFHKSYDSTEASSENFLKSHDSSNSEGYGKSYRSSSSSSSSSSYKKSYGSTNSSDTYHKSYASSSSTSEDLAESEDMEHFEESVAKVLTKLQAVQALGQMSEEEHYQLQERMNKLLEQQRILREELDACEKEFQECMEGLEKPSASQSDKNEIKELQAKLRELQLQYQASMDEQGRLLAVQEQLEGQLQCCQEELGRLKEKKPTVPKENKGKSSSKNVNKNASGVKTKKVPKTCSDSSEDNLETKKSLEVVLYYKVSQSELEKLAKEEKEEEDKKREPEGKEKKECQDKQATEPADLKIKPTEEEEEEYEEYKEEEDKEEDDEDEENSDSRPETSEEDNPLRLSESKKVWWSSRLCSGAGGLRRRPNTEHVWDVEAHGVLGYCGRGSVCVTQHETAGDTALPHGVMAHLGPWTGQTSSSSGSSHVRLWAGCTVPEPLPQPCVPCVPPSLASVTQAYGSSWLPPPALSKNLGSL
- the CCDC136 gene encoding coiled-coil domain-containing protein 136 isoform X4, which produces MEAITSELRHLREEISLLEREKESELKEIERELHLAQAEIHNLRQAAADSASEHESDMASLQEDLCRMQNELDDMERIRGDYELEIATLRAEMEMKGSDPSNSLSLSDFSGLQEELQQLRERYHFLNEEYRALQESNSSLTGQLAELESERTRRATERWLESQPLKSMMSTESQTFEVDFPEPDPELQLLRQQLLGAEEQVYGMKNKCKELSTELLQLQHHRRVGEEEQRRLQRELKCAQNEVLRFQTSHNFVQNEELKTRLCALQQKYDASQDEQKELLKVQLQLQSELQQLKVATPTVMESQAEKEWACRVQKLQLQYQNSTKEKEKLLQAQQQLQEELRCHEAELQRFKNMVDCFRESEQKNAETQAQLQEVKRLYQESKDELARQKHIYDQLEQDYLLCQLELNELKSTRPLPEDHGSCANKNMFGMWKPMVFLAIAAAALYVLPSMRPQETQLCLME